A window of the Narcine bancroftii isolate sNarBan1 chromosome 4, sNarBan1.hap1, whole genome shotgun sequence genome harbors these coding sequences:
- the slc35e4 gene encoding solute carrier family 35 member E4 isoform X6, with the protein MEAKVDHLQRCLDGIYKVIQSANDILRGISQPSVCSEVLQSPRGVAYISGVIEVYKVAKRVEGGMKDLRIDNEKLHNCLRDIELIWNNLQGFFSFSPSVLQMLPSDLAPDCSENAQNESCGVCLLIIANELNGTVNSVLYNGCHYHASCANFWLNCVDSNLPALIEADGRESSSDRADLAITALSCIGHHQ; encoded by the exons ATGGAAGCCAAAGTTGACCATTTACAAAGATGTCTTGATGGGATTTATAAG GTCATTCAGAGTGCGAATGATATTTTGCGTGGAATTAGCCAGCCATCTGTGTGCAGTGAAGTGCTGCAGTCTCCACGGGGAGTGGCTTACATTTCAG GTGTCATTGAGGTATATAAGGTGGCAAAGAGAGTGGAAGGAGGAATGAAGGACCTGAGAATTGACAATGAAAAACTCCATAATTGTCTGAGGGACATTGAACTTATCTGGAATAACTTGCAAGGTTTCTTCTCATTTAGCCCTTCTGTATTACAAATGTTG CCTTCTGACTTGGCCCCTGACTGTTCAGAAAATGCCCAGAACGAAAGCTGTGGAGTCTGCCTGCTCATAATAGCCAATGAACTTAAT GGCACGGTAAATTCAGTGCTTTACAACGGATGTCACTATCATGCAAGCTGTGCAAACTTTTGGTTAAATTGTGTGGATTCAAATTTGCCGGCTCTTATTGAAGCTGATGGAAGGGAGTCATCCTCAGATAGAGCAGATCTTGCTATTACTGCACTGAGTTGCATAGGACACCATCAGTGA
- the slc35e4 gene encoding solute carrier family 35 member E4 isoform X4: protein MLLHFRCNHVERSKIHPTNVYILCIMEAKVDHLQRCLDGIYKVIQSANDILRGISQPSVCSEVLQSPRGVAYISGVIEVYKVAKRVEGGMKDLRIDNEKLHNCLRDIELIWNNLQGFFSFSPSVLQMLPSDLAPDCSENAQNESCGVCLLIIANELNGTVNSVLYNGCHYHASCANFWLNCVDSNLPALIEADGRESSSDRADLAITALSCIGHHQ from the exons TGTTTACATTCTGTGCATTATGGAAGCCAAAGTTGACCATTTACAAAGATGTCTTGATGGGATTTATAAG GTCATTCAGAGTGCGAATGATATTTTGCGTGGAATTAGCCAGCCATCTGTGTGCAGTGAAGTGCTGCAGTCTCCACGGGGAGTGGCTTACATTTCAG GTGTCATTGAGGTATATAAGGTGGCAAAGAGAGTGGAAGGAGGAATGAAGGACCTGAGAATTGACAATGAAAAACTCCATAATTGTCTGAGGGACATTGAACTTATCTGGAATAACTTGCAAGGTTTCTTCTCATTTAGCCCTTCTGTATTACAAATGTTG CCTTCTGACTTGGCCCCTGACTGTTCAGAAAATGCCCAGAACGAAAGCTGTGGAGTCTGCCTGCTCATAATAGCCAATGAACTTAAT GGCACGGTAAATTCAGTGCTTTACAACGGATGTCACTATCATGCAAGCTGTGCAAACTTTTGGTTAAATTGTGTGGATTCAAATTTGCCGGCTCTTATTGAAGCTGATGGAAGGGAGTCATCCTCAGATAGAGCAGATCTTGCTATTACTGCACTGAGTTGCATAGGACACCATCAGTGA